The Methanomassiliicoccales archaeon sequence AGTTCAGGATGGCTGCATCCATTGAAGATCAACCTAAAGAGAGCAACGATTCTCGGCCAAGCCCACACCTCATGACGCAGATAGTCTTCGCCATAAATTATTCTGTTTTTTTCCAAAGTCTCATACAAATGCTGGATGCTGTATCCAGTCACGTATGCCTGTGCATCCATCGGGAGTAAGCTTCTGCTTTCGGCATACGAAATGAAAACAATGCGCATGACAGTCCTTATCGCTGCCTGGTAAATGGCTTTCAATGCGGCCTCTTCAGGCAGTCTCTGACCGTTAGGAGCTTTCGATATAATGTCTAGAGGGTTCTCGGCGGCACCATGAACAGAAGATCGTTCGGTTGCTGGATTGACCACTCTGTTGATCATCATCTCAACGGCGCATCTCAGCCTTTCTCCCAGCTGTGCGGAAATATCGCCTTGCCTTTTTCTGCTTTCTCGAACCAGATTTTCAAGAGGCGGCACTCCAGCCGCATCAACTCCAAGCATGTCCTTGTTCAAAAGAAGCCCAAATCCATACATTTCGTCTTGATGCGACGTTTCTTCGAACCATCGGGAGGCGTCCCATTCTATCCATGTTTCGCTTTCGATGTCGATGTAATATACTCTGAACCTGATCCCGTTTGTTACCATGCCTAAGTGCACTTTTTCTCCTTGATAGCTTCTCAAGAAGCGATGCGCTTCTGCGCATGCGCGACTCCAAGACAAGCCAGCAGCACTGTGTTCTCTTGAAAACCAAATGTATAGTCTTGGAATTCCTGACAAATCAGAAAATGAAAGGACCACTCCATCGGGAATGGTCAATCCCTTAAGAGATTCATGGGATTTAAGATGCTTCAATACATCGTTGCGGAAAGCCATTAACGGGCGGTTTTCAATTTCCATAAGTACGTTAGCTATTGTCCACAACCATTCTTCAATGCTTAGAACTCCTGCTTCGAATTCGCGGTAAGTGGTTCTGAGCTTCTCAATTTTATCCCTATCAACTATTTTCACCCCACCAGGAAATTTGTCCTTCAATACAACTTTCGAAACAAAAATGCCGTATGTTCGAAGGGCATCCAACCATTCGTGAGCCAACCCGATCATTCCCCCGTAAATAAAATGCCGGCAACAATCACGTCAGCTCGATCCAGAGTGTAACGCGACGGAAAGATCTCTTCGATGTATCTATTTGCCTCTGCCTCGATATGCTCCTTTTGTTTCAACAGTGCTGCTTCGGTAGCCCTCTCTTTCAATTCTCTAAGTTCAAATTTCTTTTGCTCGAGTTTCAACCGAATATCCGTTTCGATGATAGGATCCAGCCTCCTCTGCTTCTTCTCTTCCTCTAGGTGCTGGACTTCTTCCTCGAGCTTTCTTATTTCTTCCCTACTCGCTTCCCTTGCAGATTCCTCGAGCATTCTCAGGCTTCTTTCTTTGCATTCCAAATAAAAAGCCATGTCTTTGTTCATTCTATCCTTCAACATGTCCCTGATCTTTTGCTCAAATGCTTCCTTCTCCCCCTCGATTTGCGACCCCAGTCGCTCCAAGAGCTCTTTATACCACGCTGGTGGTGACCCATCGCAACTTCGCTCGATCTTTTTGAAGTGACTAACGGATTCAAATGACTTGCTTTTGTGATCGTAAGCAAGATGCTTTACTTCTTCATGCACCACTTCGCCCTTTGCATTTCTTGCAATTTCTAGAATTGAAACGATCGCACGAGTAGACCTTTCAGACTCTACGTCCAATGTCCATTTCGTAACGGGCGAAGGCGAATTGCCGTATTGGTGCCATACGTATCTGCGAAGCCTTTCAATAGCATATCTCATGAGAGGATGACCAAGATTAATGAGTACCAGATCACCGCGTTGCACCCATTTTTTCATTTCATTTTCATCTTTTACAAGAAGCGATCTGCGGAAGGTTATCTTCTTCATTGCCTTAGTATTGGGATTTCTTAGGGAATCGGAGAGAAAATGCCAACTCTGCGGCAACCTAATGGAATACACTTCCTTTTCGTGAGTCGGCTCTAGAGCACCCCCATCGAGTCTGATTGCAGATTCCAAAAGAAATCGCATGCGCTCCTCATCTATTCCTAGCTGCAGTCGCGTATTTTCTTCGATTGATTCTATTACGGTATAATTCGGCCTATCACCGGCGCAGGGGATTTTCCTACTTTTCAAAACCCCATCTATCTTACCTTTGGCATCGTTCAAATCTTGTTGAGGATCTCCAGAAAGAAAGAATGATTCAACGGTTTCCTCAAGGACGGGCGACAGTCCACCTAGATCATTTCTCGCCTCCTCAACCTTCCGAGCGATGTATGAGAGGAAATCATATTCCTCAATCGTTTCAATCAAATGATGCCAGACACTTACTTTTCTTGTTTGGCCATGCCTGTCAACGCGTCCGATACGCTGGTCAATTCGGAGAGGATTCCAGGGAAGGTCATGATGTATGATGTATCTGCATGTTTGCTGAAGATTGAGTCCTTCCCTAGCGGCATCAGTTGCTAATAAGATTCTAACCTTTGCATTGGGATCGTTGAACTCTTCCTTGATCATTTCTACACGCTGAGGATCCGTTCTTCCATTAACTATCATTATTGTTTCCGCAGGAATTCCGCTATCGATCAACCTTTTATTTATATAAGCCTGAGTATCGCAATACTCGGTGAAAATGATCACCCTCTCTTCCGACTTTATGTTCGAGCCATCGAATTGAAGATAATCCTTCATCCACCTCAGCAATTTGTCA is a genomic window containing:
- the drmD gene encoding DISARM system SNF2-like helicase DrmD, with the translated sequence MKEDDNCTPVILTPRSPIEPGNLVHVRGRHGLVESAMLSECGSGPTLATIKYLDQYQPSEETIVWEMEPNKSILDARMIPEISKTPPTAGEIYYAYMNSLIWSSKLAFPRENLIFLTGPIWSSVLIHRYQLWPAYKAMLMPSVRLFIADDVGLGKTVEAGLVMQELIAQRSIRRILIICPASLQRQWQDEMREKFHQNFIIMDRDEISRIKQLDPNANPWATHQKIIVSMDFLKRREIIEEFISGSVKFVPKGSGRFPWDLLIVDEVHNFAPLPGCQSTERIRMLESIIGYFEHRIFLSATPHNGFHYSYTGLLNLLDPVRFQKSISPSADDEAHIRAVFIRRLKEDVNRDDPPKKFEIRDPPIALRSQPSEIEQRLFAALREYDRALRNFKCESDREKQALNFIRSIFRKRLLSSPYAFARTWYAHISRIKGIKIDFAQRDLYGKERIITVLNKLKSDAEADMSDDMAREDIERDAATLSGQLLSQFWNNLEPIAEEITHLLNDEMKMPFDKVLAGSLDYKFEFPDSKFDKLLRWMKDYLQFDGSNIKSEERVIIFTEYCDTQAYINKRLIDSGIPAETIMIVNGRTDPQRVEMIKEEFNDPNAKVRILLATDAAREGLNLQQTCRYIIHHDLPWNPLRIDQRIGRVDRHGQTRKVSVWHHLIETIEEYDFLSYIARKVEEARNDLGGLSPVLEETVESFFLSGDPQQDLNDAKGKIDGVLKSRKIPCAGDRPNYTVIESIEENTRLQLGIDEERMRFLLESAIRLDGGALEPTHEKEVYSIRLPQSWHFLSDSLRNPNTKAMKKITFRRSLLVKDENEMKKWVQRGDLVLINLGHPLMRYAIERLRRYVWHQYGNSPSPVTKWTLDVESERSTRAIVSILEIARNAKGEVVHEEVKHLAYDHKSKSFESVSHFKKIERSCDGSPPAWYKELLERLGSQIEGEKEAFEQKIRDMLKDRMNKDMAFYLECKERSLRMLEESAREASREEIRKLEEEVQHLEEEKKQRRLDPIIETDIRLKLEQKKFELRELKERATEAALLKQKEHIEAEANRYIEEIFPSRYTLDRADVIVAGILFTGE